CAACCGCTTTTTATTTGTAACCATACGAGGTCTGGTTTATGATTGGTGTTTACATGACGGTGAATACTCTCTAACGGAGGCTACTGAAAAATATGTACAGCGCCTCTTATTACCTTTTCTCACAAAAGAAATGAACAAAGAAACTCACGAAACAAAAAAAATCTGATCTCCTGGTAGGGAGGCAGATTTTTTTATTTCTCATTAAACTTCCTAATGGAGTTTTCTCTGGAACAGGCTTAAGCAACGTTGATCAAATAGCTATTTTTCTGGTAGCCCTCTTGATGATCCACTTTGTATGTTTATCCTCTGACTTACGCCATTGTTTTATCAGTTTCGCTGTCGGCTCTTTATTGACCTTAAGCCAATCCGTCAAATGGTTTGCCACCGACTTTTTAACAAACATCACCTGATCTTCTTTTAGCAGTTCCAAGATAGTAAATACCGGTTGTGGATTATCAATAAAAGTATCCAGTTTGGTGGCCCAGGGAAGTTTTGGTCGCAACCCTTCGCTTGCTAATCTTCTTAAATGAAAGTTTTCTGACGTTGCCCATTCTGTCATTGTTTTTATTAATCGATCCGGCTCCTTTCTGATAAAAGGTCTGATAGCATATTCACCGGTATTTCGTTTTGTAATTTCTTCGATGGCCTTCAGAGAAAGATCAAAATGATCCAAACCATACTTTTCGACGTATTTTCCAATCGGTAGTATCCAGTAAAATTCAGAAAACATACCGGTTTCCTTTTCATTTTCTTCCCCTAAAATGGAAACAAGAATGCGAATTGCCGTTTCATAGTCTTTTGGCAGTGCATTGTACAGTTCTTCTGCATGCAGCTCAATACGTTTCGAGTAACTTAAATGCCCACATTTTTCATTAACAGCATTGACGTAAGCTTGCCTAGGAAAATTTTCATAAACACCAAGAATTTTATCCGCCAATAGTTCTGCTAAATCCACACCAACATGCTGGGTAATGGTTTTCTCTTCACCCATTCCTTCCCCTCCTACCATTTTATCACTTCCATGTATAATGACTTTCTCAAAACTCATCCGCTGCCGCCTCTTCCGATGTTTTGACAAAACGCCTTCAAACACGATCCGCCATTCGTTCATCACTTATTTACCGAATTTCATTGTGAAATCAAGACTGTCTTATTTCATCTCTCTTTTGGGCCAGGATACATTATCGACTCTGAATTTCGATGCCGCCCATTGTCACACGGCTGTGAATGTGAATAATGGAAGCATCCGGATGATCAGAAATTTGTTCCACCTTCTGAGTGCCGAATATTCCACCGGTTTCATCACCAAGCATTTCCAAACCACCCAGCACCACCGTGCCCTGACAGTATGCTGTAACATCTTCAGGTAGTGTAATTTCGATGCCACCCATAAAAGCATTGCAGAACAGGTGATACTCTCTTTTCGGTTCCAGTCTGGCCTTATTCAAGTCCAGCTCAACGCCTCCCATGATTGCCCAGTAGGTTCCATCCTCAAAGTCCCAACCAGCTTTGGTTTTTTCAATTCCACTCAAAATTGCCATGTTATTAGTGCCAAACATTCTTGGTCCTTTAATAAAGTTTATTCCAATCAGGATCA
Above is a window of Tindallia californiensis DNA encoding:
- a CDS encoding DNA alkylation repair protein, translated to MSFEKVIIHGSDKMVGGEGMGEEKTITQHVGVDLAELLADKILGVYENFPRQAYVNAVNEKCGHLSYSKRIELHAEELYNALPKDYETAIRILVSILGEENEKETGMFSEFYWILPIGKYVEKYGLDHFDLSLKAIEEITKRNTGEYAIRPFIRKEPDRLIKTMTEWATSENFHLRRLASEGLRPKLPWATKLDTFIDNPQPVFTILELLKEDQVMFVKKSVANHLTDWLKVNKEPTAKLIKQWRKSEDKHTKWIIKRATRKIAI
- a CDS encoding LiaI-LiaF-like domain-containing protein, which produces MNSKRQWFLGGVFILLGGVLLANNLGYTDISVGWIFRNFWPLLLIYWGASFLMERKGTGGLVTGLLLSGLGIIILGNRQGWFEVDFSIFWTFFWPVVLILIGINFIKGPRMFGTNNMAILSGIEKTKAGWDFEDGTYWAIMGGVELDLNKARLEPKREYHLFCNAFMGGIEITLPEDVTAYCQGTVVLGGLEMLGDETGGIFGTQKVEQISDHPDASIIHIHSRVTMGGIEIQSR